The following proteins are co-located in the Candidatus Accumulibacter cognatus genome:
- a CDS encoding PEP-CTERM sorting domain-containing protein: MQKTTKTCVLLAGLAIAWASAPANSAILYGTTGVGSAISTLVKIDPVTGAVTTIGSVGFSVNGLTWDASTNTLYGSARNDVGLLKIDTATGAGSLVAGSFDSPASGCSSRNVLLAASSGGSLFGWCDPSSDDLMSIDKVTGKATVVGESGVGTGLHGLAFDNSDTLYMHNFDGSYYTMNTATGLATFQGSTGLTAHHGDFNPDDNFYYGVAGSGVIDVLDLVGGGGLQGTLSTGLGDLHTLAFVDLPEPGSLSLLALGLLGMGLWQRRKKS; encoded by the coding sequence ATGCAAAAGACGACAAAGACTTGCGTACTTCTCGCTGGACTGGCCATTGCCTGGGCCAGCGCTCCAGCGAATTCTGCAATCCTCTACGGAACCACCGGCGTGGGCAGTGCGATCAGCACGCTGGTGAAAATTGATCCTGTCACGGGCGCGGTGACCACCATCGGCTCGGTCGGCTTCAGCGTCAACGGCCTGACTTGGGATGCAAGCACCAACACCCTGTACGGATCGGCCAGGAATGACGTCGGCTTGCTCAAAATCGATACGGCGACCGGAGCAGGTTCGCTCGTGGCCGGGAGTTTCGACAGCCCGGCGAGTGGCTGTTCTAGCCGCAATGTGCTGTTGGCTGCCAGTTCAGGCGGATCTTTGTTCGGTTGGTGCGATCCGTCCTCGGATGACCTGATGTCCATCGACAAGGTGACCGGCAAGGCGACCGTGGTGGGCGAATCCGGGGTGGGTACAGGTCTCCATGGCTTGGCTTTCGACAATAGCGACACCCTTTACATGCACAACTTCGACGGTTCGTATTACACGATGAATACGGCGACGGGTTTGGCAACTTTCCAGGGGTCAACTGGTTTGACTGCTCACCACGGTGATTTCAACCCCGATGACAACTTCTACTATGGGGTGGCAGGGTCCGGGGTCATCGATGTCCTGGACCTGGTGGGAGGCGGCGGCCTGCAAGGAACCCTCAGCACCGGCTTGGGTGATCTGCATACCCTGGCGTTCGTGGACCTTCCCGAACCGGGGTCGCTCTCTCTCCTGGCGCTGGGCTTGCTCGGAATGGGGCTGTGGCAGCGCAGGAAAAAATCTTGA